CGCTGATCTTGGAGCGACGGTTGCAGAAAACTTCGGCGTCAAAATGCCGGCACATGGAACAAGCTTTTTAACAGAACTATAATTCGAGGGAGCGATTCAGATGACAGTCAACTGGAATGAAACACGTTCGTTTTTAGAAAGCAAGATGCAGGCAAAACCGGAGATCGGATTGATTCTCGGTTCAGGACTGGGTGTCCTCGCGGATGAGATCGAAAACCCGATCGCGATTCCATATCATGAAATCCCGAACTTCCCAGTATCAACGGTCGAAGGACACGCGGGACAACTCGTCTTCGGTACTCTTGAAGGGAAACAAGTCGTTGCGATGCAAGGGCGATTCCACTTCTACGAAGGATATTCGATGGACATGGTCACGTTCCCAGTCCGTGTCATGAAAGCGATCGGTGTCGAGACATTGATCGTCACGAACGCAGCGGGTGCGTGTAACGAAGCGTTCGAACCAGGTGATTTGATGTTGATCACGGATCACATCAACTTCTTCGGTACGAACCCATTGATCGGGAAGAACGTCGATGAGATGGGACCACGTTTCCCGGATATGTCGAAGCCGTATGATGCGGAATTAC
This window of the Exiguobacterium acetylicum genome carries:
- a CDS encoding purine-nucleoside phosphorylase, whose protein sequence is MTVNWNETRSFLESKMQAKPEIGLILGSGLGVLADEIENPIAIPYHEIPNFPVSTVEGHAGQLVFGTLEGKQVVAMQGRFHFYEGYSMDMVTFPVRVMKAIGVETLIVTNAAGACNEAFEPGDLMLITDHINFFGTNPLIGKNVDEMGPRFPDMSKPYDAELLRLAQETADELGIRVRQGVYFGNTGPTYETPAEVKMARMLGGDVVGMSTVPEVIVARHSDMRVLGISCVSNMAAGILDQPLHHDEVIETTERVRAHFLSLVRGSIKKM